TGGTTTCAAATTCTCCACTTCCTATGTTGTAGACGCCTATTTCGCCAGCATTGACTTCCGTTATGTTTTTTCCACCAAGATTCTCAAATGGAGCTGTTTCGGAGGCAAAGGCAATAAAATCTTCCTGGTCTGAGCTGAATTCACACCTGCTTAGTGGTCGTATGCCATCTCGGGCATAAAACATACAGTCATTCTCCCTTTTAGGGTCTTTGTAGAGGCCGATAAGCGTAAACCCTCCATAGCCGAAGATCTTGTTGTACGTGGATTCAAGGGCTTCAAGTGGGTCTTTCTTCTCACAACATTCCTGAAGAAGGATCCCTCCAATAGTTGAGGTGTCATTGCCAGAGCCGTAAAAATCCACCCCTTTTCTTTCAAGTTCATCTCTCCAGAGATGATGCTCGGATATTTCACCGTTCATGGTGAGATCTAGGGTCAGACCGTTTTTGCTTACCCTGACCGGGTGGGCATTTGCGGGGCTGTTTTTCCCCTTGGTCTTGTATCGTGTATGCCCGATGCCCACCTTTCCCCGAAAGGCACTGTTTTCTATCACGGTTGGCGCGAAGACTTCCTTTGGCAGCCCTAGACCCCTATATCTTTGGAGGCCGGAATCGTCATACATTGTAATTCCACACCCCTGCTGGCCTCGGGTCTTCAGTTCTTCAAGCAAATATCTTGTGAATCCAAAGGTTTCAGCACTTGAGTTTCCACCTTGGTTAATGACCGCCATCACTCCGCAACCCATAATTGAACTTTATCTATATAGAGGGCTTTTGGAGGGGCTATTGTTAAGTAATATTTTCAGGTTATTTATGCGGAAAATCATCCTGATTATCATGGATGGCTGGGGCTGTGCTCCTGCGGGACCCGGAAATTTCATAAGCATGGCAGAAAAGCCCAATTTTGACTGCTATTTCAAAAATTACCCTTATGCTGAAAATGACGCTTCCGGGGAGGCCGTTGGACTTCCTCCCGGCACGCAGGGCAACTCAGAGGTGGGGCATCTTCACCTGGGGGCTGGAAGGATTGTGCTCCAGAAATATGGCCGGATTAACAAGTCTATAGAAAGCGGCGACTTTATAAAGAATAAGGAGCTAACTAAAGCTTTTGACCTGGCAAAAAGAAGAAAAGCCAGGGTTCACCTGGTCGGGCTTTGCTCGGATGAGGCGATACACGCGCACACGGACCATCTGCTCGCGCTTCTTGACATGGCTAAGAAGAGGGGCGCAAAAAACGTCTTTGTGCACTTTATTGCTGATGGAAGGGACGTGCCGGAGCACTCGGCCCACCGGTATGTCGGGATGATCGAGGAAAGGATGGGGGAGCTGAAGGTTGGCAAAATCGCTTCAGTTGTCGGAAGGTACTACGCAATGGACAGGGACAAGAACTGGGACCGGACAAAAGAGGCGTATGGCCTGATGGCTCTTGGAGTGGGGCACAAGGCAAAAAGCGCAAATGAGGCAATAGATAATGCCTACCAGAGAGGGGACAAGACCGACTATTATATCCAGCCGACAGTGATTGTTGGGAAAAATGATAAGCCAATTGGGCTTGTGAAAGAAGGCGACTGCGTAATTTTTTTCAATTTCCGCTCAGACAGGCCTCGCCAGCTTACCGAGGCCTTTATATCGAAGGATTTTAAGGGTTTTGACAGGCAGGCATGGCCTAAGACTAAGTTTGTGACCTTTACGCAGTATGACTCCACTTTTGACTGCCCTTTTGCGTTTGGAGAGGAGGACATTCCAAATAACCTTGGAAGCATTTTGTCTTCAAGCAAGGTTCGCCAACTGCGGATTGCCGAGACGGAAAAGTACCCGCATGTGACTTTCTTTT
The DNA window shown above is from Candidatus Aenigmatarchaeota archaeon and carries:
- a CDS encoding 2,3-bisphosphoglycerate-independent phosphoglycerate mutase; the encoded protein is MRKIILIIMDGWGCAPAGPGNFISMAEKPNFDCYFKNYPYAENDASGEAVGLPPGTQGNSEVGHLHLGAGRIVLQKYGRINKSIESGDFIKNKELTKAFDLAKRRKARVHLVGLCSDEAIHAHTDHLLALLDMAKKRGAKNVFVHFIADGRDVPEHSAHRYVGMIEERMGELKVGKIASVVGRYYAMDRDKNWDRTKEAYGLMALGVGHKAKSANEAIDNAYQRGDKTDYYIQPTVIVGKNDKPIGLVKEGDCVIFFNFRSDRPRQLTEAFISKDFKGFDRQAWPKTKFVTFTQYDSTFDCPFAFGEEDIPNNLGSILSSSKVRQLRIAETEKYPHVTFFFNSQVEKPYPGEERIVVPSPKVPSYDKKPEMSASEVTETLLEEIESGEFGFILVNYANCDLVGHSAVKSAIIKATEVVDDCVGKVVDAGLDNGYTVLVTADHGNAEDKLYPDGKLKPSHSLNKVPFLLISPEKELRNIRLRCGGLIDVAPTILDIMGINKPTEMTGESLISNRN